The sequence below is a genomic window from Streptosporangium lutulentum.
CGCGGCGGACGTGCGCGGCCAGTCGCTGCCCTGCGATCACTACCTGGCCGAGGAGGAGCCCGAGGCGACGGCGAAACTCCTCGGCTCGTTCCTCTCCCGGACCCCGGCCGCGACGCGGTAGCGGCCGGGGCCCGGATTCCGGCCGTGGCGACGCTGCGGTGGCCGAGTTTTACCCGCACGCATCGCCACGAATGAATTTTTACCCAATATGCGTAAATAGTGCTGGTAAACGGGCAGATTGTGAAAGTCGGGGTAAGAAGCGGCGCACATGTCCAAGGCGACCAAGCCCTATTGGATCCTGACGAACTCGCCGGGGACGGCTGCGCCGTCGAGGAGGAGATCGGCATGGGCGCGAGTGCCGTCGGCGGTGAACCACTCGTCCTCGGCGCGCATCCAGTCCTTCCACTGCGGCGCGAGGGAGGCGCCGTCCCTGGACAGGACGCGGGCCAGCCGGAGCTCCCGGGGAGCCTCCACCCAGACGGCGAAGGCGACGGGGGCGGTGCGCCGGGCCGTACTCACCCCTTCGAGGAGGAGGACCGGGGCGACCGGCACCTCCACCCAGCCCTCGAACCTGCCGCGGACCCAGTCGTAACGCCGGTAGCGCCCCGGTTCGCCGGCCGCCAGCGGGCCGAGCACCTGGTCCTCCACCTGTCCGAACCACGCCGCCGGCGGCTCGTCCCACGGCACGGGGAAGTCGTCGCTGTGAACCACCTGGGCGTCAAGCTCCCGTGCGAGCCTCCCCGCGAAGGTGGTCTTGCCCGATCCGCCGGGACCGTCCACCGCGACGACCCGGGTGCGCCCGCACGACGGTGGCAGCTCCTGGATCTTTCCGGCCAGTTCGGTGAAGGAGATTGCGACTGCCATTTTTCCATGATTCCATCCGTCACCTACCCTATTGATCGGCCGCGTGGGGAATCGACTATTTTCCCATCATCTGGATATCGTGCCGGGCGACCGCCCGGCAGGGTGACCAGGAGGGGTGGGAATGCTTTTCCTGGCCCGATCCGACTAGGCTCGGCCACCGGCACTGGAGGTTGATCTTGCAGGGAGCCCTCGGCGACATCGTCGTTCTCGACCTTTCGCGCGCGCTCGCGGGACCGCACGCGGCGCAGATGCTCGGTGACCTGGGAGCCCGAGTGATCAAGGTGGAGCATCCCGGCGGGGGTGACGAGTCACGGGGCTGGGGTCCGTTCGTGGGTCCTGAGGGCGACATGTCCACCTACTTCATGGCCGCCAACCGCAACAAGCGGTCGATCACCGTCGACCTCAAGGCCGCCGAGGGCAAGGCCCTGATCGAGCGGCTGGTACGGCAGAGCGACGTGCTGATCGAGAACTTCCGCACCGGTGTCCTGGACCGGCTGGGCTTCACCGTCGAGCGGCTGCACGAGCTCAACCCGCGCCTGGTCATCCTGTCGATCACCGGCTTCGGCCATGACGGTCCAGAGGGCGGCAGGCCCGGCTACGACCAGATCGCCCAGGGCGAGGGGGGCCTGATGAGCCTCACCGGCCCGTCCCCCGACGAGCCGTACCGGGTGGGCGCCTCGATCGCGGACCTGCTCGGCGGAATCCACGGCGCGTACGGCGTGGTGGCCGCGCTCTACGAGCGTGAGCGGACCGGGCGGGGCAAGGTCGTGCGGACCTCGCTGCTGGCCGCGGTGGCCGGCGTGCACTCCTACCACGGCACGGCCTGGACGGTCGGCGGCCAGGTTCCCCGCGCGGCCGGCAACCACCACGCCTCCATCGCCCCCTACGGCGCGTTCCACTGCGCGGACGGCATGATCCAGATCGCGGCGGCGAATGACGGGCAGTGGCGGAAGGTCGCCGCCCTACTGGACATTGATCCCGATATGGCGAAATATGCGACAAATAAGGAAAGGTTTGCTCATCGGGATGAGTTGATCGCGGACATGGAGCGGACGCTCGCCAAGCACGACCGCGGACACTGGCTGACCGCGCTCGGCGAGGCCGGCGTGCCCGCGGGGGCCATCCGGTCCATCGACGAGGTGTACGCCTGGGACCAGGCCCGATCCCAGGGCCTGGTCGTCGAGGTGGACCACCCCGTGCTCGGCCCCATCGAGCTGCC
It includes:
- a CDS encoding uridine kinase family protein: MAVAISFTELAGKIQELPPSCGRTRVVAVDGPGGSGKTTFAGRLARELDAQVVHSDDFPVPWDEPPAAWFGQVEDQVLGPLAAGEPGRYRRYDWVRGRFEGWVEVPVAPVLLLEGVSTARRTAPVAFAVWVEAPRELRLARVLSRDGASLAPQWKDWMRAEDEWFTADGTRAHADLLLDGAAVPGEFVRIQ
- a CDS encoding CaiB/BaiF CoA transferase family protein, which produces MQGALGDIVVLDLSRALAGPHAAQMLGDLGARVIKVEHPGGGDESRGWGPFVGPEGDMSTYFMAANRNKRSITVDLKAAEGKALIERLVRQSDVLIENFRTGVLDRLGFTVERLHELNPRLVILSITGFGHDGPEGGRPGYDQIAQGEGGLMSLTGPSPDEPYRVGASIADLLGGIHGAYGVVAALYERERTGRGKVVRTSLLAAVAGVHSYHGTAWTVGGQVPRAAGNHHASIAPYGAFHCADGMIQIAAANDGQWRKVAALLDIDPDMAKYATNKERFAHRDELIADMERTLAKHDRGHWLTALGEAGVPAGAIRSIDEVYAWDQARSQGLVVEVDHPVLGPIELPGPPLRFDGTPPTRHRPPPALGEHNDEVLAWLEDREG